In one window of Notolabrus celidotus isolate fNotCel1 chromosome 15, fNotCel1.pri, whole genome shotgun sequence DNA:
- the ccdc18 gene encoding coiled-coil domain-containing protein 18 isoform X1 codes for MEPLSLRKKTSCVRQENACLSFQDEQLISNLDAVQYDLASFKTQVGLRGSGVGAKNHVAVMSEHIRQLQAELEAQAKDLKAAELRAECSQEAAAHSDIVVTNLSEELTVLREELDNVTALCKRAEQQRNQALQNAEKLKEAFKEYKAMISMKLEMVMESECKLKESLIECDREKEALEMKCTAFEREKVEQNQTISRLKEEVRQTESAAAGLQVQLEEARQKTLQLERRLKEQGAECRDRASLQKELEDLRHLSQSLEQRVAQSHREAQQSQTELASLEAALTLLHMREPAGGALCIRPCMLPQVDYSGTAHLLKLKPGEGYQQLLRVLQPIEAERNKQNSLVQLLQERLSRAQEEISTLQSSMAQRASHYQSLHTEMLDKVSQATDTEKELRRKSARAAALEKQLQEKTSAYSQAALTNTELENQLLEKSSTLQHYQSLMTRKQREYQQSLEKCKTSHTQQFNEQQHRIEMLQLSVEEAQSRVLEMEQELSALQRERDDAQRAALLVQSSLDQLSQQKQAEERLSEELLQSFKDEAKQSATKVCELQSCLSACRQELSSYLQQMEEVKNNYETELLKNNDKVSSMQEKLHSASLVCQSSGEKNMQLQLSLQQQQTMLTESTAHISELEESQSQLQTQVSSLEQQLERARAALQSEVMNREQEVQERDQNLQEVNQQNTQLSESVSQLSSEMKECRGELDSKESELKRLRRDVAVKTSHISRMEETLKNLTNQLDRKTDIVVDLEEKLHRCEADRLNSIRRVQHLEGQLQDVQRELADTLEQLQTLRDVLQRTQTTADEQQEKVEKLTFQLSETQRELEERTHEVLDMDSALKERQGELQKRAQLLAQLEVAIRDHKQEMERKVESVQQDLEVRERELRDARNELTDRNMKESQELHVCQQKLQTVMQELEESRHHCETLTRELDSTKLQDKDKEVRLGRVEEQLALKEARWLKLEARLQSTITSLDQELELEREQHSKELESVQQTRGQLLKVSEQISSTMRSSQEQLATKLQESQNQLEHAKAECDQTKAQLDQTKSEMDHTRNQLSRLQTQRDLIQADLLQSKAQLEESRILYEQTRAQNGHLRVQLEQLIAQFNQARVQTEQLQGQLQASERDMETSSESLLIKESEVTRLQAKISSLERAVDRQNLYNHTLSLPAAPSSDSSSPPHLLLSSPRKFQTATLTSNNALSTHLYSPTHHRTCLSPPPHTHLQHSSAHSFSNQTCDWLQRSSVDSSLDLPPSLKATLKEALSKQPWDSSSSSPSVSSFSTDTGDHSWQGLSTTEATLTSDLSFNPLTYMLHRQDDGDLQEGEEEQTSESRRESVSTLVAEEEEEEEEGGTDMSTLTGMLRFVNQTLAMQEDPSLWSSTAISQSERSLEPQRDIKDT; via the exons ATGGAGCCTCTTTCTCTAAGGAAGAAGACAAGCTGTGTGCGTCAGGAGAACGCCTGTCTGAGCTTCCAGGATGAGCAGCTCATCAGCAACCTTGATGCTGTGCAGTATGACCTGGCCTCCTTTAAGACACAG gTTGGCCTCAGGGGCTCAGGGGTCGGAGCTAAAAACCATGTAGCAGTCATGAGTGAGCATATTCGACAGCTTCAAGCTGAGCTGGAGGCTCAGGCCAAAGATCTCAA GGCAGCAGAGCTGAGGGCAGAGTGCAGCCAGGAAGCAGCCGCACACAGTGACATTGTGGTGACGAATCTCAGCGAGGAGCTGACTGTGCTCAGAGAAGAGCTAGACAACGTGACAGCACTGTGTAAACG AGCGGAGCAACAAAGGAACCAAGCACTACAAAATGCAGAGAAACTCAAAGAAGCATTCAAAGAATACAAAGCCATGATTTCCATGAAACTTGAAATG gtgatgGAGAGTGAGTGCAAACTAAAAGAGAGTCTTATTGAGTGTGACAGAGAAAAAGAGGCGCTGGAAATGAAGTGCACTGCGTTTGAAAGAGAGAAGGTGGAGCAGAACCAAACCATTAG CCGGCTGAAGGAAGAGGTGAGGCAAACTGAGTCTGCAGCTGCTGGCCTCCAGGTGCAGCTGGAGGAGGCAAGACAAAAGACCTTACAACTAGAGAGGAGGCTTAAGGAGCAGGGAGCAGAGTGCAGGGATCGGGCCTCTCTGCAGAAGGAGCTTGAAGACTTGCGGCATCTCAGCCAGAGTCTGGAGCAGAGGGTGgctcagagtcacagagaggcTCAGCAGAGCCAGACAGAGCTTGCCAGCCTGGAGGCAGCACTGACCCTGCTGCACATGCGAGAG CCTGCTGGGGGGGCATTGTGCATCAGGCCCTGCATGTTGCCTCAAGTGGACTATTCAGGAACTGCACACCTGCTGAAACTAAAGCCAG GTGAAGGTTATCAGCAGCTTCTGCGAGTGCTGCAGCCGATTGAAGCAGAGCGAAACAAACAGAATAGCCTGGTCCAGCTGCTTCAGGAGCGTCTGAGCAGAGCCCAGGAGGAGATCTCCACCCTGCAAAGCTCCATGGCTCAGAGAGCCTCACACTACCAGAGTCTTCACACTGAAATGCTGGACAAAGTCAGCCAAGCCACAGATACAGAGAAAGAG TTAAGAAGAAAAAGTGCTCGTGCAGCCGCGCTGGagaaacagctgcaggaaaaaACCTCGGCCTACAGTCAGGCTGCGCTGACCAACACTGAGCTGGAGAATCAGCTGCTG GAGAAAAGCAGCACCCTCCAGCATTACCAGTCACTGATGACCAGAAAGCAAAGGGAGTACCAGCAGTCTCTGGAGAAGTGTAAAACATCTCACACTCAACAGTTCAACGAGCAGCAGCACAGAATAGAAATG TTGCAGTTGTCTGTGGAGGAGGCTCAGTCTCGGGTTTTGGAGATGGAACAGGAGCTGAGCGCTCTCCAGAGGGAGCGAGATGATGCTCAGAGAGCAGCTCTCCTGGTGCAGAGTTCCTTAGACCAACTCTCACAG CAGAAGCAGGCTGAAGAAAGACTCAgtgaggagctgctgcagagtttcAAAGACGAGGCGAAACAATCTGCCACCAAG gtgtgtgaactgcagTCCTGTCTGTCAGCATGCAGACAGGAGCTAAGCTCATACCTACAGCAAATGGAGGAAGTAAAGAATAACTATGAGACCGAGCTGCTGAAGAACAACGACAAG gtgtcCTCCATGCAGGAGAAGCTCCACAGTGCCAGTCTGGTGTGCCAGAGCTCTGGTGAAAAGAACATGCAGCTGcagctttctctgcagcagcagcagaccatGCTGACTGAGAGCACTGCTCACATCTCTGAACTGGAGGAGAGTCAGAGCCAGCTGCAGACACAG gtgTCCAGTCTGGAGCAGCAGCTGGAACGAGCCCGGGCTGCTCTGCAGAGCGAGGTAATGAACAGAGAGCAAGAGGTGCAGGAGAGAGACCAAAACCTGCAGGAGGTGAACCAGCAGAACACACAACTTTCTGAATCTGTCAG CCAGCTGTCCTCGGAGATGAAGGAGTGCCGAGGGGAGCTGGATTCTAAGGAGTCAGAGCTGAAACGCTTGAGGAGAGATGTGGCTGTGAAGACGTCTCACATAAGCCGCATGGAGGAAACCCTAAAAAACCTGACTAATCAGCTCGACAGAAAGACGGACATTG TTGTTGATCTAGAAGAGAAGCTCCATCGCTGCGAGGCTGACAGGCTCAACAGCATCCGGCGGGTCCAGCACCTGGAGGGACAGCTTCAGGACGTGCAGCGAGAGCTGGCCGATACTCTGGAGCAGCTACAGACACTCAGAGATGTTTTGCAGAGAACTCAAACTACTGCAGATGAGCAGCAAGAGAAGGTGGAAAAGCTGACTTTCCAGCTTAG TGAAACCCAGAGGGAGTTGGAGGAGAGAACTCACGAGGTCTTAGACATGGACAGTGCACTGAAGGAAAGACAGGGGGAGCTCCAGAAGCGAGCACAGCTG CTGGCACAGCTGGAGGTGGCCATCAGAGATCACAAGcaggagatggagaggaaggTGGAGTCAGTGCAGCAAGACCTGGAGGTCAGAGAGCGAGAGCTGAGAGACGCACGGAACGAGCTCACGGACAGAAACATGAAG gAGTCCCAGGAGCTGCATGTGTGTCAGCAGAAACTTCAAACTGTAATGCAGGAGCTTGAAGAAAGTAGACATCACTGTGAGACTTTGACCAGAGAGCTGGACTCCACCAAGCTGCAGGACAAAGACAAG GAGGTCCGGCTCGGAAGAGTGGAGGAGCAGCTGGCTTTGAAGGAGGCGCGTTGGCTGAAGTTGGAGGCCAGGCTGCAGAGCACCATCACCTCTTTAGATCAGGAGCTGGAATTGGAGAGGGAACAGCACAGCAAGGAG ctggagtctgtgCAGCAGACTCGAGGCCAGCTCCTCAAGGTCTCTGAGCAGATCTCCTCCACCATGCGCTCCTCCCAGGAGCAGCTCGCCACTAAACTTCAGGAGAGCCAGAACCAACTTGAGCATGCCAAGGCGGAGTGTGATCAGACCAAAGCCCAGCTGGACCAAACCAAGAGTGAGATGGATCACACTCGGAACCAACTCAGCAGACTGCAAACTCAGAGAGACCTGATACAGGCCGATCTCCTGCAGAGTAAAGCCCAGCTGGAGGAAAGCAGGATCCTGTACGAGCAGACCAGAGCCCAGAACGGTCACCTCCGGGTCCAGCTGGAGCAGCTTATTGCCCAATTCAATCAGGCCAGAGTCCAGACGGAACAGCTCCAGGGCCAGCTCCAGGCCTCGGAGAGGGACATGGAGACATCCAGCGAGTCTCTGCTCATCAAG GAGTCCGAGGTGACCCGTCTCCAGGCCAAGATTTCCAGTCTGGAGCGAGCTGTTGACCGCCAGAATCTTTACAAccacactctctccctccctgctgcTCCCTCCTCAGACAGCTCCTCCCCTCCACACCTCCTTCTGTCTTCACCCAGAAAGTTTCAGACAGCTACCCTGACTTCTAACAACGCTCTCTCGACTCACCTTTACTCACCAACGCACCACAGAACCTGCTTATcgcctcctcctcacacacaccttcagcaCTCCTCAGCTCATAGTTTTTCAAACCAAACTTGTGATTGGCTGCAGAGAAGCAGCGTCGACTCCTCTCTGGATCTCCCTCCGAGCCTGAAGGCCACACTGAAGGAGGCTCTGAGCAAGCAGCCATgggattcctcctcctcctccccctctgtttcctctttctCCACGGACACAGGGGACCACAGCTGGCAAGGCTTGAGTACCACTGAGGCCAcattgacctctgacctctccttTAACCCACTTACATACATGCTGCACAGGCAGGATGATGGAGACttgcaggagggagaggaggagcagacgAGTGAGTCGAGGAGAGAGTCTGTGAGCACTCTGgtggctgaggaggaggaggaggaggaggagggggggacggATATGAGCACATTGACAGGGATGCTAAGGTTTGTGAATCAGACGTTAGCGATGCAGGAGGACCCGTCTTTATGGAGCTCCACGGCAATTTCACAGAGCGAACGCAGCCTTGAACCTCAG AGAGACATCAAGGACACATGA
- the ccdc18 gene encoding coiled-coil domain-containing protein 18 isoform X2, which translates to MEPLSLRKKTSCVRQENACLSFQDEQLISNLDAVQYDLASFKTQVGLRGSGVGAKNHVAVMSEHIRQLQAELEAQAKDLKAAELRAECSQEAAAHSDIVVTNLSEELTVLREELDNVTALCKRAEQQRNQALQNAEKLKEAFKEYKAMISMKLEMVMESECKLKESLIECDREKEALEMKCTAFEREKVEQNQTISRLKEEVRQTESAAAGLQVQLEEARQKTLQLERRLKEQGAECRDRASLQKELEDLRHLSQSLEQRVAQSHREAQQSQTELASLEAALTLLHMREPAGGALCIRPCMLPQVDYSGTAHLLKLKPGEGYQQLLRVLQPIEAERNKQNSLVQLLQERLSRAQEEISTLQSSMAQRASHYQSLHTEMLDKVSQATDTEKELRRKSARAAALEKQLQEKTSAYSQAALTNTELENQLLEKSSTLQHYQSLMTRKQREYQQSLEKCKTSHTQQFNEQQHRIEMLQLSVEEAQSRVLEMEQELSALQRERDDAQRAALLVQSSLDQLSQKQAEERLSEELLQSFKDEAKQSATKVCELQSCLSACRQELSSYLQQMEEVKNNYETELLKNNDKVSSMQEKLHSASLVCQSSGEKNMQLQLSLQQQQTMLTESTAHISELEESQSQLQTQVSSLEQQLERARAALQSEVMNREQEVQERDQNLQEVNQQNTQLSESVSQLSSEMKECRGELDSKESELKRLRRDVAVKTSHISRMEETLKNLTNQLDRKTDIVVDLEEKLHRCEADRLNSIRRVQHLEGQLQDVQRELADTLEQLQTLRDVLQRTQTTADEQQEKVEKLTFQLSETQRELEERTHEVLDMDSALKERQGELQKRAQLLAQLEVAIRDHKQEMERKVESVQQDLEVRERELRDARNELTDRNMKESQELHVCQQKLQTVMQELEESRHHCETLTRELDSTKLQDKDKEVRLGRVEEQLALKEARWLKLEARLQSTITSLDQELELEREQHSKELESVQQTRGQLLKVSEQISSTMRSSQEQLATKLQESQNQLEHAKAECDQTKAQLDQTKSEMDHTRNQLSRLQTQRDLIQADLLQSKAQLEESRILYEQTRAQNGHLRVQLEQLIAQFNQARVQTEQLQGQLQASERDMETSSESLLIKESEVTRLQAKISSLERAVDRQNLYNHTLSLPAAPSSDSSSPPHLLLSSPRKFQTATLTSNNALSTHLYSPTHHRTCLSPPPHTHLQHSSAHSFSNQTCDWLQRSSVDSSLDLPPSLKATLKEALSKQPWDSSSSSPSVSSFSTDTGDHSWQGLSTTEATLTSDLSFNPLTYMLHRQDDGDLQEGEEEQTSESRRESVSTLVAEEEEEEEEGGTDMSTLTGMLRFVNQTLAMQEDPSLWSSTAISQSERSLEPQRDIKDT; encoded by the exons ATGGAGCCTCTTTCTCTAAGGAAGAAGACAAGCTGTGTGCGTCAGGAGAACGCCTGTCTGAGCTTCCAGGATGAGCAGCTCATCAGCAACCTTGATGCTGTGCAGTATGACCTGGCCTCCTTTAAGACACAG gTTGGCCTCAGGGGCTCAGGGGTCGGAGCTAAAAACCATGTAGCAGTCATGAGTGAGCATATTCGACAGCTTCAAGCTGAGCTGGAGGCTCAGGCCAAAGATCTCAA GGCAGCAGAGCTGAGGGCAGAGTGCAGCCAGGAAGCAGCCGCACACAGTGACATTGTGGTGACGAATCTCAGCGAGGAGCTGACTGTGCTCAGAGAAGAGCTAGACAACGTGACAGCACTGTGTAAACG AGCGGAGCAACAAAGGAACCAAGCACTACAAAATGCAGAGAAACTCAAAGAAGCATTCAAAGAATACAAAGCCATGATTTCCATGAAACTTGAAATG gtgatgGAGAGTGAGTGCAAACTAAAAGAGAGTCTTATTGAGTGTGACAGAGAAAAAGAGGCGCTGGAAATGAAGTGCACTGCGTTTGAAAGAGAGAAGGTGGAGCAGAACCAAACCATTAG CCGGCTGAAGGAAGAGGTGAGGCAAACTGAGTCTGCAGCTGCTGGCCTCCAGGTGCAGCTGGAGGAGGCAAGACAAAAGACCTTACAACTAGAGAGGAGGCTTAAGGAGCAGGGAGCAGAGTGCAGGGATCGGGCCTCTCTGCAGAAGGAGCTTGAAGACTTGCGGCATCTCAGCCAGAGTCTGGAGCAGAGGGTGgctcagagtcacagagaggcTCAGCAGAGCCAGACAGAGCTTGCCAGCCTGGAGGCAGCACTGACCCTGCTGCACATGCGAGAG CCTGCTGGGGGGGCATTGTGCATCAGGCCCTGCATGTTGCCTCAAGTGGACTATTCAGGAACTGCACACCTGCTGAAACTAAAGCCAG GTGAAGGTTATCAGCAGCTTCTGCGAGTGCTGCAGCCGATTGAAGCAGAGCGAAACAAACAGAATAGCCTGGTCCAGCTGCTTCAGGAGCGTCTGAGCAGAGCCCAGGAGGAGATCTCCACCCTGCAAAGCTCCATGGCTCAGAGAGCCTCACACTACCAGAGTCTTCACACTGAAATGCTGGACAAAGTCAGCCAAGCCACAGATACAGAGAAAGAG TTAAGAAGAAAAAGTGCTCGTGCAGCCGCGCTGGagaaacagctgcaggaaaaaACCTCGGCCTACAGTCAGGCTGCGCTGACCAACACTGAGCTGGAGAATCAGCTGCTG GAGAAAAGCAGCACCCTCCAGCATTACCAGTCACTGATGACCAGAAAGCAAAGGGAGTACCAGCAGTCTCTGGAGAAGTGTAAAACATCTCACACTCAACAGTTCAACGAGCAGCAGCACAGAATAGAAATG TTGCAGTTGTCTGTGGAGGAGGCTCAGTCTCGGGTTTTGGAGATGGAACAGGAGCTGAGCGCTCTCCAGAGGGAGCGAGATGATGCTCAGAGAGCAGCTCTCCTGGTGCAGAGTTCCTTAGACCAACTCTCACAG AAGCAGGCTGAAGAAAGACTCAgtgaggagctgctgcagagtttcAAAGACGAGGCGAAACAATCTGCCACCAAG gtgtgtgaactgcagTCCTGTCTGTCAGCATGCAGACAGGAGCTAAGCTCATACCTACAGCAAATGGAGGAAGTAAAGAATAACTATGAGACCGAGCTGCTGAAGAACAACGACAAG gtgtcCTCCATGCAGGAGAAGCTCCACAGTGCCAGTCTGGTGTGCCAGAGCTCTGGTGAAAAGAACATGCAGCTGcagctttctctgcagcagcagcagaccatGCTGACTGAGAGCACTGCTCACATCTCTGAACTGGAGGAGAGTCAGAGCCAGCTGCAGACACAG gtgTCCAGTCTGGAGCAGCAGCTGGAACGAGCCCGGGCTGCTCTGCAGAGCGAGGTAATGAACAGAGAGCAAGAGGTGCAGGAGAGAGACCAAAACCTGCAGGAGGTGAACCAGCAGAACACACAACTTTCTGAATCTGTCAG CCAGCTGTCCTCGGAGATGAAGGAGTGCCGAGGGGAGCTGGATTCTAAGGAGTCAGAGCTGAAACGCTTGAGGAGAGATGTGGCTGTGAAGACGTCTCACATAAGCCGCATGGAGGAAACCCTAAAAAACCTGACTAATCAGCTCGACAGAAAGACGGACATTG TTGTTGATCTAGAAGAGAAGCTCCATCGCTGCGAGGCTGACAGGCTCAACAGCATCCGGCGGGTCCAGCACCTGGAGGGACAGCTTCAGGACGTGCAGCGAGAGCTGGCCGATACTCTGGAGCAGCTACAGACACTCAGAGATGTTTTGCAGAGAACTCAAACTACTGCAGATGAGCAGCAAGAGAAGGTGGAAAAGCTGACTTTCCAGCTTAG TGAAACCCAGAGGGAGTTGGAGGAGAGAACTCACGAGGTCTTAGACATGGACAGTGCACTGAAGGAAAGACAGGGGGAGCTCCAGAAGCGAGCACAGCTG CTGGCACAGCTGGAGGTGGCCATCAGAGATCACAAGcaggagatggagaggaaggTGGAGTCAGTGCAGCAAGACCTGGAGGTCAGAGAGCGAGAGCTGAGAGACGCACGGAACGAGCTCACGGACAGAAACATGAAG gAGTCCCAGGAGCTGCATGTGTGTCAGCAGAAACTTCAAACTGTAATGCAGGAGCTTGAAGAAAGTAGACATCACTGTGAGACTTTGACCAGAGAGCTGGACTCCACCAAGCTGCAGGACAAAGACAAG GAGGTCCGGCTCGGAAGAGTGGAGGAGCAGCTGGCTTTGAAGGAGGCGCGTTGGCTGAAGTTGGAGGCCAGGCTGCAGAGCACCATCACCTCTTTAGATCAGGAGCTGGAATTGGAGAGGGAACAGCACAGCAAGGAG ctggagtctgtgCAGCAGACTCGAGGCCAGCTCCTCAAGGTCTCTGAGCAGATCTCCTCCACCATGCGCTCCTCCCAGGAGCAGCTCGCCACTAAACTTCAGGAGAGCCAGAACCAACTTGAGCATGCCAAGGCGGAGTGTGATCAGACCAAAGCCCAGCTGGACCAAACCAAGAGTGAGATGGATCACACTCGGAACCAACTCAGCAGACTGCAAACTCAGAGAGACCTGATACAGGCCGATCTCCTGCAGAGTAAAGCCCAGCTGGAGGAAAGCAGGATCCTGTACGAGCAGACCAGAGCCCAGAACGGTCACCTCCGGGTCCAGCTGGAGCAGCTTATTGCCCAATTCAATCAGGCCAGAGTCCAGACGGAACAGCTCCAGGGCCAGCTCCAGGCCTCGGAGAGGGACATGGAGACATCCAGCGAGTCTCTGCTCATCAAG GAGTCCGAGGTGACCCGTCTCCAGGCCAAGATTTCCAGTCTGGAGCGAGCTGTTGACCGCCAGAATCTTTACAAccacactctctccctccctgctgcTCCCTCCTCAGACAGCTCCTCCCCTCCACACCTCCTTCTGTCTTCACCCAGAAAGTTTCAGACAGCTACCCTGACTTCTAACAACGCTCTCTCGACTCACCTTTACTCACCAACGCACCACAGAACCTGCTTATcgcctcctcctcacacacaccttcagcaCTCCTCAGCTCATAGTTTTTCAAACCAAACTTGTGATTGGCTGCAGAGAAGCAGCGTCGACTCCTCTCTGGATCTCCCTCCGAGCCTGAAGGCCACACTGAAGGAGGCTCTGAGCAAGCAGCCATgggattcctcctcctcctccccctctgtttcctctttctCCACGGACACAGGGGACCACAGCTGGCAAGGCTTGAGTACCACTGAGGCCAcattgacctctgacctctccttTAACCCACTTACATACATGCTGCACAGGCAGGATGATGGAGACttgcaggagggagaggaggagcagacgAGTGAGTCGAGGAGAGAGTCTGTGAGCACTCTGgtggctgaggaggaggaggaggaggaggagggggggacggATATGAGCACATTGACAGGGATGCTAAGGTTTGTGAATCAGACGTTAGCGATGCAGGAGGACCCGTCTTTATGGAGCTCCACGGCAATTTCACAGAGCGAACGCAGCCTTGAACCTCAG AGAGACATCAAGGACACATGA